DNA from Elaeis guineensis isolate ETL-2024a chromosome 2, EG11, whole genome shotgun sequence:
CTGAAGGATTCAAATGAAGGTTTTATTTAGATTTCAAGAGATTTGGAATGTGGTAGAGAAGGGATTTGAAGAGCCTATAGAGAAAGAAGAAGCCATTCTTGATACAACAAAGAAGGCAAatctgaaagataaaaaaaaaaaagagagatcaaaAGGCACTTGCTTTCATCCATCAGGCAATTGATGAAAGTATGTTTGAGAATATTACGGTAGCAGAGACCTCCCATGAGACATGGTTAATCcttgaaaaaatatatcaaagagTAACCAAGGTAAAGAAGGTCCGCTTACAAGCAGTACAGGCAGAGTTTGAGAACTTGAAGATGAATCCGGTGGAAAATATCTTAGATTACTTTTCTCGGATCTTGGCCATAGTGAATCAGATAAAATCCAATAGAGCAGAGATGCCAGAATTGAAAGTGATTGAAAAGATCCTTCGATCTCTAACTCTAAAGTTTGAGCATGGGATATGTTCTattgaagaagcaaaagatctaATTAATCTGACAGTTGATGAGTTGATGGGATTTTGATGGTCTACAAGCAAAGGATCAACAAAAATACCCCTACCGAGTAGGCTTTGCGATCAAAGGCATAGACTGGTGATGGTTATGGCAGAGACAGGAACAATGGCAGAAGTAGAGGTGGCAGAGGTTTCAACAGAGGAAGAGGTATAGACAGCAATATCACGTAAAGAGAAAATCAAAATCATGGTGATTTTTATAGATGTGGTCGAGGTAGAGGCCAATTTCATGGCCATGGACATAGACGTAGATGTAGACGTGGGTGATGGACTACGGATAAGTCTCAAATTCAATGTTATACTTGCAATAAATTTAGTCATTATAGTTATGAATGTTATCAAAATCCTACTGCATAAGAGCAAGCAAATTATGTTGAAAAGGAGAAGCATGAAGTAACTGAGAATTTATTACTTGCTTGCAACACGTACGAGATAAATCTGAAAATTTGTGGTATCTTGATACAGGGGCTAGCAACCATATGACAGGTAACAAGTCTCTGTTTTGTGAATtagatgagttttttttttcaaaagttatATTTGATGATGATTCTATTGTTGAGATCAAAGGCATTGGAAAGATGCCAATCCAGACTAAGAAAGGCCGCCTTGCTTTCGTTGCTAATATCTTTTATGTTCCTAAGCTCAAAAGCAACTTGTTAAGTTTGAGACAATTGGTGAAAAAGGGCTATGAGATatctttgaaaataaatattGCAAAATTGAAGATGGCAATAGATGGGTGATAGCTAGTGTGCCGATGTCTGAGAATAGCATATTTTCTTTGAAGATTTCTCCTTAGATTTTGCCTTGTTTCAGCACTATTGTGAAAAATAAGTCCCGGCTATGGCACCTACAATATAGGCACTTAAATTTTCATGGTTTGAATTTGATGTATCAGAAGAAGATGGTTACAGACCTTCTACTTATCAATTATCCTGATCAACTATGCGAAAGATGTATTTTTAGAAACAGCATCGTGATTTTTTTCCTAAAGGCAAGCAAGAAGAGCCAATCAGCTACTTGAGATTGTTCGTGCAGATATTTGCGGGCTAATTGATCCACTTTCTTTTGGTAAGAACAAATATAGTCTTACTTTTACTGGTGATTACAGTAGAAAGATATGGatttattttcttgaaaaaaagtctgaagtcttttcagtttttcaaattttaaatctcttGTTAAAAAAGAAAGtagttattttattaaaatcttgAGGACTCATAGAAGAGGAGAATTTATATAAATGAGTTATCTCAATTTtgtaatttttatgaaattagatgctAGTTGACTGCAGCATATAGCCCACAGCAAAACGGTATTgcaaaaagaaagaatagaactATCTTAAATATGGTGAGAAGCATGTTGAAGGCTAAGTCTTTGCCTAGACAGTTTTAGGCTAAAGTTGCATGTTGGAgtatttatattttgaatttatatcTAAAAAAAGTTTATATCATAAAACTCCTCCAAAGGTCTAGACTGGTTACAGTCTAGATGTCAAGCATCTTAGAGTTTTTGGATGTGCTGCATATCCCATGTGTCAAATGACAAGAGAAGAAGTTGGATGATAAAGGTGAGGCCTACATATTTGTTGGTTACAATGAGCATTCCAAGACTTATAAACTCtacaatctaattttttaaaaaaaatatgattagtaaagatattatttttaatgaagaAAAAGTTTTCTAAGTGAAATGTAAATGTAGGAGAATATGTTGCTATTGACTTGATAGATGCAGGAAAGGACAGTATAGTGCACAAGCAGTGAGTGAACCTAGTACACCAACACCATAGTCTCCAATTAAAGAGCATGATGGTTTAGTTAGAGCATTTGCTTCACCAATAGCATCAGACATGTTAGTCCTGAGAACTTCTCAGAAAATTAGAAGGCAGTCGGGATAGATGAAGGACTTTGTTACAGATCATGAGCAGATTGTTGATGAGGATGAGGAGCAGGTATATTTTGCTTTATTTGCAGAAGATGATCCTATCACATATAAGGAGGCATCATATGATGAGAAGTGGCAAAAAGTTATGGCTAAGGAGATTGAATCTATTGAGAAGAATGAAACTTAGAAGTTGACTGATCTCTCTTCTGGGCACAAAGTTATTGATTTGAAGTAGATCTACAGGACCAAATTGAAGTCAGATGGTAGTGTGGGGAAATACAAAGCAAGGATGGTTGCACAAGGCTTCAAACAGAAAGAAAgagttgattatgatgagatgttcACATTAGTGGCCTGGCAAGAAACTGTAAGACTTGTCCTCTCTTTTGCTGCTCAAAATTCATGGTATGTTTATCAATAAGCATACTTTATTTGCTAAATATGGTGATGGAGGAAAGATTTTAATTATTTGTTTATATGTGAATAATCTTATTTACATCGGTACTAATGTGGAAATGATTCATGAGTTTCAATACTCCATGAAAAAAAGGTTTTACAtgattgatttgggcttgatgaaGTATTATCTTGGCATTGAGGTTGATCAGATAAAGAgtggtatttttatttttcagaagAAATATACAGTGgagattctaaaaaaattcaagatggatAAAAGTAAACCAGTCAATACTCCTATTGAGCCTAGCCTAAAGTTGATAAGAGCTGAAAGTAGTAGAAAAGTTGACAATAATTACTATAGGCAAATTGTTGGCAGCTTGATGTATTTGGTAGCAACAAGACCAGATATCATGTATAGTATGAGCTTGATTAGCAGATACACGGAGAGGCCAACTGAAGTATTCCTACAAGTTGCAAGAGGATTTTGCGCTATCTGAATGGCACTCAAGAGTATGGTATTTTTAtggcaaagaaaaattttatttaactgaTTTTATTGACAGTGACTATGTAGGTGATTCAGATACTACAAAGAGTACATCTGGATATGCTTTCTTTTTAGGCACTAGAGCTATTTCATAGTCTTCAAAGAAGTAAAATATTGTGGCCCTCCTCAACTGAAGCAGAGTACATAGCAACAGCAACATGTGCATCTCAGGCAATTTGGCTCAGAAATTTATTAGAAGGCTTGGAATTTGAGCAAGATGTGCCCACAAAAATTTTTTGTGCTAACTTTTCTGCCATCAAGTTGTCAAAGAATCCAGTGAATCATGGAAGGAGCAAGCACATTCATATACGATATCAGTTTCTTCATGATCAGATGAAAAAGAAGGTGATTGAATTGGTGCATTGTAGGAGTGAAGATCAAGTGGCAGATATGTTCATTGAGTCTTTGAAGATAAATATTTTTACGTATCTATATGGTTTACTAGGTATATACAAACTTTAATTTAAAAGAAAGATattaacaattttttttaattaaattttatgttttTCTATGGTGGGCTTAGTAGGTCATGTTAGTTAGCTGGTTTAGTTAGtcgatttttattttgaaaattaattGTAACCAAAATTAACagaagtaatatttttttttattttattatctccttcagtaaataattttttatcctttATTCCTCACAAGTACGGGGCCTCAAAGATTAGTACTCTTTACATTGCTCACGCCGTGTCTGTTGCTCTTTCATGCGGTAACCGAAGGCACAGTTACCGCTCTTTCAACTTTCTATTTTGATTGGGTTTTACTTATAGAAAGATGAAACTTAAGTGTATTATGTGTCCCGATTAATTGTACTCTTTGTTAATTGGAGCATCTAAAAACTCAGTCATTCCTATGTTCACTATATCCTAATGGCCCGTTTAGTTCACCATACCTGGGAATTTGGAACTGAAGCTTTTCTTCTACATGGTACTTAAGAACTCTTGAAGATTACTGTAATGTACTTTCTACAGTCTTCTCAAGTTCTTAGTGTAGTGAATTTTGTCGCACTTCATCTTTAATGTTGGATTAGTGTTAATTATGGAAAGGCTAATAAGTTGAGGATGGATGGCTAAGATTTTTCTGGATTTTGCTACATCTTGGTGTTAAAACTATTATTTGCACATTGGGTTTTGCTATAGTAtcactatattattttttataaagttATTTGATAAATGCTGCCGTCCATGAAATGAAGGATATAATAGTAAAGTGCTACTTGACCAGTTCTTTCATTGGGAGCAAGGAGAGATACGATTGAGATGCCGCAGCGGATGTAAGCAAGCGACGTGGCGAGCGGATGGCTTGCGGTGGTCGCGGCGCTTTAGTCATGAAATAGAAAAGAATAGTAGCTTTGGAGTTTCAGTGCTCTTAGGAGTATTTGGGTTTTCTTTTTTGAAATTGGCATCTACTTTTTTTTCCGTAACTCCAGTGGGATTTGATGTGTTCTTGAAGAGGATATCATTTAGATTATTTCTCACTTTTTTTCCTCATGTTAAGGTTTATCCCTATGAGAGTTTGGATTTTTCATAAAGCTAATCATAGAATTAATATTCTGAAGGCCATATTTTGTTGAGGGGAGTTAGACGCGATAACGGAAATGGAAATAAACAGCCATTTagttggagagaaaatttgatcTATTTTGAAGATAGTCCTTGATATTtgtaaaatataaatctaatctaatctattTGATAGTTATACTAATCCAATCCAtgaatctcataaaatttttaaccCAACAATCCCAATAAACTTTTGATATTCAATTCAAATCCCATTCCGATTCAAACCAAAACTCATCCTTAAGTGACAAGATTCAAATTAATGAGATAGCTGATTCACTAATTTATTTATCATACAACATCTTTGCTCAGCTTCTTCATTCTATTTCCCCCATAACAACAGACGTATGGCCGTTAATTACGCCTATGCGCGCAACTAGTCCTAAAAGATCACCATGCTACCCACCAAACAAACCACCGCATTAATGAATAAAATCTCTTCCACCAAAAGACGTGCCAACTCTGCACTACTGCCTTGTTGACCCAACACTTGTGCTTAGTTTAGGAGGAATTAATGGATATACATGCATAGCTTGCGTTCCTTCAATTGATAGAAGCGAACAAGGTTGCTATCGtattattaaaaagaaaaaatcactTAGCCATATCCAAGTTAGAATCATCATAGACAATcttcaatttgatcaaatgatGAAGCAAACCTGCAGTAATTCTTTAGTGCTTTGTGATGGATGCAATGCCATGAAAAGATATGCCCAATTGTCCATATCTTTCATATAGCAATGTAAAAATGAGGAAGGAGGGATGCATGGGACTGCACATAAACCCAAAAAATAAACGGAATTTTATCATATGGCAGACGTAAACATGGATACCTAGAAGGCATTTTACATAAAAACCTGAAAGTCCAATATCATTTCTCAGCGCTGTGATAAGACCTGTCTGAAAAACAAAACGCTAACTTCTGACCAACAGACAAGCATTATTACGCGTTCATCGAATGAATGCAAGCATTAGCAATCAAACAGTCATAACCAGAATGTCAAGAACCTGCGAAACCCGTCTACCCACAAGCTATGTAGCTACCACCTTCGCCCAGTCAACCTGCATTACCATTCGGAAAACGATTAGAAACCGTAAATGAGAAGCTCCTCCCATGCGAAACTATGATTGGAAAATTACAACACCgaaccaaaaacaaaaaaaaaagaatgttatCAGATTATTATATATAGATGTTAAGCATTGGACTTAAATGGTGGAAAATTTCTAGACCTTGAGAAGGAAATTTACCAGTGTATCTACTGCTGCTCATCGTCTGTAATGACTTGGGACCTCACGAAAAATAGACTTACGAGAATATATTATTAAGATTCCTTCATATAAATACCTAAGATCTATCGAGAGCATAGCCGATGTAAGCCTAAACATATGATCATAAACATCCTCACATACTGTCCTTGTTTAAACTCTATCAACCTCATCAAACTAAGGGTCCAAATATATTCAAATTTAATCACaagtatcaaaaattgaattgcAAACATCAAGATCAGCTGATGGTCAACCCAAATGAAGTCGTGATATGATGTTTTTAGTCCACATAGGCCATGGCTAGATCTGCTCAGACATCATTTATTATAACCCAATACCTCACACAAAAACACTACtcagaagatattatttagatttcatGGTCTTGTATAAGTACCAAGATCTACCCGATCAATAGCTAATATTAGACATGCTCATACAAATCTTCACATAAGTAGAAAAGTATAATACACGAGCAAGCATATAACTGAAATATAAAAATTCaccatctcaaaaaaaaaaaaaaaaaaaaagcttttatCATGTTATAATTGCTTGAGGTTTCGGAAGCCACAATTACATTAAACATGTACAAAATTGTACTTTGAAAATAGCTATTTAGCCACCATGCTGTTGGAATAATTGATAATAAACAAGAATAACAAGGACTACTATGACATTTTCACCATTCAACCAATTAAAGTTTTATTCTTGTTAAGTGCAAAAACCAAAAACTTATTCTCACAAACTGTGACAAAATCAAATGAAACCATCATCTTCTTGTCACAGCCTATTATTTACTGTTATTGGCAGCTATTATAAAGACACTTTTTCCTCCAGAAACCAAAATTTTGTTCGGAGGCTGGGACGAATAACAGCAGTTATCACATTATAACGATAAATAACTGTTTCAGAAGGCTACTTTATTAGGGACATCAGCACTGTGGAAACCTTGTGTGGAACATAACAGGGCGTTGAAACACTTGCCAGGCAAGAAAGTGAAGAACTATtgcaaaatattttatcaaagcaTGTCATAACAAATTGGTGCTACAGAAAGGTCAAGACTGGTATGAAGATTCCAAGTAACATCTCCGTTCTTCCACAAGACCAGAAAAGAACAAAGAAAGGCCTTTTTCTTAAGCATTCTACTATAAATTTGCTGAAAGATAACAGGCCAATAATGATCATTAGTTTGCATATAGGATTCAAAGTTACCTTAGAAGCAGATACAATTAGATCACCAGTCACTCACAAAATCCTTATAATTGACACCTTCAGATATAAAATCTGGTCTCCTACTTTCTCCCtctaaaacaaaaaaataaaataaaataagatattagcAACCAGATGGTGATGGAAAAAAGGAAATTACGATTCTCACCTTTACATTCTCCAGGAGAATCTGAGAAGTTACTTGCTTCAGGTGGAAGAAAAGGAGATCCAACATAATTCTCTATTATATCTAACAAGCAAAGAAAAGCAAAGTCATTTGATATTCTTCATGGAAGAAAGGGGACTTCATAGGGGACAGCAGTAAGTGTAACTATACAGAAAATGCAGTCACTGACACACACCAGCGCTCTGAGCAAAATGATCTGCTAAATCTGAAAAACTTAAATCCTGAGGAGTCTGACTTAAGAATCCAAATGGCTCATCCAGGAGTGGATCATTTAATGGTTGACCGGTCAACTCTGAGTTGCTGAAGGATCCAGCAGGTGCATCTCCAATTGGTCGGTGTGTTTCTAAGAAGCTACTATCAGTACAGAATGGAAACTCAGAATTGCTTGAATGGTTAGGTTCAGACTTTATAGCTGTGCTGTTAATTCCTATAAGTCTTCCCATGGTCGAGCTCTGCATTGACAACATGCTTGTTGAAGCGTCCAAGCTCCCAGTAAAAACAGATGCATCATCACCAAACTGAATGCCTTCTCCTGCTGGCCTACCATTTATGATAGCATTGGCAATGGCTCCATTGCAAAGCATGCTATCTGACCTTGAAGGCATAGATGCATGTTCTGACAAATGGCATGATGGTGTTCGATGCACTGAAACAAGTAAGAGCAGACATAACATTTATTCTTTTGCATGCTTAAATGAGATAATGAAAATAAATTACTTGTAAACTTATTCATGGCAATCAACAAGATCCCAAAAATGCAAGGTACAGTTGCAGTTGAGGAACAACCCAAGGACAGGGTTGACTTCAAACATAGTAGTGTATGGCTCAAGCAAGGCATGTAACTGACTCAAAACTAAGGAGTATTTGATGAATGACAATGACTCCATTAAATGATGTTTGGAACTATTTTCTTTGCCAATTGGTTCTTATTAAATAAGTTTAAACTGATAAATGCACTTTCATATTCTGGTAGACATATTAGATTCCATTTACCATTTTTGACAGAAACAACTATCTATACCCCTTCAAGCTTTCACTCAACAGATCTGCCATAAATGATTCAGATGTTCTCAAAACAAATAATCCATCCTAAGCGCCATGGACAATAACCTAAACTAGATACAACAAATGGTGGTTCCCAATGTTttggaaagagaaaaaatggtatcTAATTTGTATTCTAATGTTTGTGAAAGCACGAAGTAGCAAGACAAGGTTACATCCCCATGTAGAAGTCACAAGTCTATTCCTACTTTATCCTTAAGAAATACtatatatctatagaaaattaaatgagtcaagatgaaattttaGCATGAGCGGAAAGATCAGCTTAGCATCCTCATCCAGCAAAATGCAGCCCAAGACAAAAGACATCATATGGGTGCCCCTACCAACACCAAAAGAATTTTCGACTTCAAATTGATATTTCCAAGCATGAAGAAGGCACTTAAGGCATCTTATGTTATGCATAGTCCAAAATAGCTGCTCCATTCAGTTGCCTAATGATCAGGGTGGCATTTGATGAGGGTCAGGGACCATCCAATTGCCAAGAAAGCAATGGT
Protein-coding regions in this window:
- the LOC105056328 gene encoding uncharacterized protein isoform X3, whose product is MLRGEVQKVPSPDIKKRVQKVQNLIEHRLKLHMNQKEVVDALSLQAKIDPNFTEVVWPGLEKDNQEFFKAHHVRLMLKSQILVFNKLLEKQVELMHQVCPSGVAAMPLSSGSNSSTLHRTPSCHLSEHASMPSRSDSMLCNGAIANAIINGRPAGEGIQFGDDASVFTGSLDASTSMLSMQSSTMGRLIGINSTAIKSEPNHSSNSEFPFCTDSSFLETHRPIGDAPAGSFSNSELTGQPLNDPLLDEPFGFLSQTPQDLSFSDLADHFAQSADIIENYVGSPFLPPEASNFSDSPGECKG
- the LOC105056328 gene encoding uncharacterized protein isoform X2, whose product is MSQHLEAEEHTTQHLAPLWNHTVYRSADTDSNCNQIYHYDVWPGLEKDNQEFFKAHHVRLMLKSQILVFNKLLEKQVELMHQVCPSGVAAMPLSSGSNSSTLHRTPSCHLSEHASMPSRSDSMLCNGAIANAIINGRPAGEGIQFGDDASVFTGSLDASTSMLSMQSSTMGRLIGINSTAIKSEPNHSSNSEFPFCTDSSFLETHRPIGDAPAGSFSNSELTGQPLNDPLLDEPFGFLSQTPQDLSFSDLADHFAQSADIIENYVGSPFLPPEASNFSDSPGECKEGESRRPDFISEGVNYKDFVSDW
- the LOC105056328 gene encoding uncharacterized protein isoform X6 — protein: MLRGEVQKVPSPDIKKRVQKVQNLIEHRLKLHMNQKEVVDALSLQAKIDPNFTEVVHRTPSCHLSEHASMPSRSDSMLCNGAIANAIINGRPAGEGIQFGDDASVFTGSLDASTSMLSMQSSTMGRLIGINSTAIKSEPNHSSNSEFPFCTDSSFLETHRPIGDAPAGSFSNSELTGQPLNDPLLDEPFGFLSQTPQDLSFSDLADHFAQSADIIENYVGSPFLPPEASNFSDSPGECKEGESRRPDFISEGVNYKDFVSDW
- the LOC105056328 gene encoding uncharacterized protein isoform X4; this translates as MNQKEVVDALSLQAKIDPNFTEVVWPGLEKDNQEFFKAHHVRLMLKSQILVFNKLLEKQVELMHQVCPSGVAAMPLSSGSNSSTLHRTPSCHLSEHASMPSRSDSMLCNGAIANAIINGRPAGEGIQFGDDASVFTGSLDASTSMLSMQSSTMGRLIGINSTAIKSEPNHSSNSEFPFCTDSSFLETHRPIGDAPAGSFSNSELTGQPLNDPLLDEPFGFLSQTPQDLSFSDLADHFAQSADIIENYVGSPFLPPEASNFSDSPGECKEGESRRPDFISEGVNYKDFVSDW
- the LOC105056328 gene encoding uncharacterized protein isoform X1; protein product: MLRGEVQKVPSPDIKKRVQKVQNLIEHRLKLHMNQKEVVDALSLQAKIDPNFTEVVWPGLEKDNQEFFKAHHVRLMLKSQILVFNKLLEKQVELMHQVCPSGVAAMPLSSGSNSSTLHRTPSCHLSEHASMPSRSDSMLCNGAIANAIINGRPAGEGIQFGDDASVFTGSLDASTSMLSMQSSTMGRLIGINSTAIKSEPNHSSNSEFPFCTDSSFLETHRPIGDAPAGSFSNSELTGQPLNDPLLDEPFGFLSQTPQDLSFSDLADHFAQSADIIENYVGSPFLPPEASNFSDSPGECKEGESRRPDFISEGVNYKDFVSDW
- the LOC105056328 gene encoding uncharacterized protein isoform X7; translated protein: MLKSQILVFNKLLEKQVELMHQVCPSGVAAMPLSSGSNSSTLHRTPSCHLSEHASMPSRSDSMLCNGAIANAIINGRPAGEGIQFGDDASVFTGSLDASTSMLSMQSSTMGRLIGINSTAIKSEPNHSSNSEFPFCTDSSFLETHRPIGDAPAGSFSNSELTGQPLNDPLLDEPFGFLSQTPQDLSFSDLADHFAQSADIIENYVGSPFLPPEASNFSDSPGECKEGESRRPDFISEGVNYKDFVSDW
- the LOC105056328 gene encoding uncharacterized protein isoform X5, whose protein sequence is MYISKPAVSAEHQISLAVWPGLEKDNQEFFKAHHVRLMLKSQILVFNKLLEKQVELMHQVCPSGVAAMPLSSGSNSSTLHRTPSCHLSEHASMPSRSDSMLCNGAIANAIINGRPAGEGIQFGDDASVFTGSLDASTSMLSMQSSTMGRLIGINSTAIKSEPNHSSNSEFPFCTDSSFLETHRPIGDAPAGSFSNSELTGQPLNDPLLDEPFGFLSQTPQDLSFSDLADHFAQSADIIENYVGSPFLPPEASNFSDSPGECKEGESRRPDFISEGVNYKDFVSDW